In one Serinus canaria isolate serCan28SL12 chromosome 2, serCan2020, whole genome shotgun sequence genomic region, the following are encoded:
- the LOC103819184 gene encoding serpin B12 isoform X2, with protein sequence MQYSQERAPELSCLLHLTSSGKKVLHVREAAGRMSLGSEHESAAPEMEPEGSQESQPAFSECNKEGDLNHKAFQELLLQLQNLGEKYVLTLANNLFIQQGFELQQQFLTCSKELYGAMLQTVDFHGAVEAARRKINAWVESETQGKIKELFAPGVIDGRALLVLVNVIYFKASWERKFEEEKTVQRDFKLNQNRKKPVQMMYQKGKFRLGYIEEVGAQILELPYAQKSLSMIILLPGDVAVGSVSGLEQIESTITYENLMQWASSENMFETTVEVYLPRFKLEGTFNLNEVLQEMGMTDIFTESKVDLSAMTFAKSLVLSNVVHKACVEVNEEGTVAAAGTGASIVRRSLPLTEVFMANHPFLFFIRHNPTSTITFFGKLCSP encoded by the exons GTGCTCCATGTcagggaagctgcaggaagAATGAGTCTTGGATCAGAACATGAGAGTGCAGCCCCAGAAATGGAGCCAGAAGGAAGCCAGGAGAGTCAGCCTGCCTTCTCAGAG TGTAACAAGGAGGGAGACCTTAACCATAAAGcgttccaggagctgcttttgcaACTACAAAACCTTggtgaaaaatatgttttaaccTTGGCCAACAATCTCTTTATACAACAAGGATTTGAGCTCCAGCAG CAATTTCTAACGTGTAGCAAGGAACTGTATGGAGCAATGCTACAAACAGTGGACTTTCATGGTGCTGTTGAAGctgccagaagaaaaattaatgcttGGGTTGAAAGTGAGACACAAg GTAAAATCAAGGAACTCTTTGCACCAGGTGTGATTGATGGACGTGCATTGCTGGTGCTTGTGAATGTAATCTACTTTAAAGCATCCTGGGAACGCAagtttgaggaagaaaaaacagttcAGAGGGATTTTAAACTGAATCAG aACAGAAAGAAACCTGTGCAGATGATGTATCAGAAAGGCAAATTTAGGTTGGGCTACATTGAGGAGGTGGGTGCTCAGATCCTTGAACTCCCTTATGCTCAGAAGTCACTGAGCATGAtcatcctgctgccaggggatgTGGCTGTTGGATCTGTCAGCGGGCTGGAGCAG ATTGAAAGCACAATCACCTATGAAAATTTAATGCAGTGGGCCTCCTCAGAGAACATGTTTGAGACAACAGTGGAGGTTTACCTGCCCCGATTCAAGCTGGAAGGCACCTTTAACCTCAACGAGGTTTTACAAGAGATGGGGATGACGGACATCTTCACTGAATCAAAAGTTGACCTTTCTGCAATGACGTTTGCAAAGTCTCTGGTGCTGTCAAACGTTGTCCACAAGGCCTGTGTGGAAGTCAATGAGGAAGGCACCGTGGCGGCTGCTGGCACGGGAGCTTCCATTGTCAGGAGGTCTCTGCCTCTCACAGAGGTGTTCATGGCTAATCATCCTTTCCTATTCTTTATTAGACACAATCCTACCAGTACTATCACTTTCTTTGGCAAACTCTGTTCACCTTAA